GGCGAGGATGGCGAGGTCCTGCGCAACCAGGCCGGCAAGATCGTCTATCGACTCTGGTCGGGCGAGAAGACCGAGTTCCTGGAGCAGCGCAATGGCTGGCTCGATCTGCAGAACCAGCATCTGGCGCTCGCCGGCCTGGAGATCCGAGTCGACGGGCGGTCCTATGCCGAGCGCGGCATCGACCTGGTGCCGACGACGCATATCGGCGTCGGCGCCAAGGCGATCCAGCGCAAGTCGTCGCGCGAGGGCGAGGCGGTCGATCTCGAACGGCTGAAGCTGTTCGAGGCGCAGCGCAGCGAAAACAGGCGGCGCATTCTGCTGCGGCCTGAGATCGTGCTCGACCTGCTGTCGTCGGAGAAGAGCGTCTTCGAGCAGCGCGATATCGCCAAGGTGCTGCATCGCTATGTCGACGATGCAGGCACCTTCCAGCAGCTGATGGCGCGTATCCTCCAGAGCCCGGAGCTCCTGCGCATCGAGCGCGAGAGCGTCGACTTCGCGACCGGGGAGAGAATGCCGGCGCGCTATACGACGCGCGAGCTCATCCGTGTCGAGGCCGGCATGGCGCGTCAGGCGATCTGGCTTTCCGGGCGAAGCTCACATGGCGTTCGCGAGCGCTTGCTGGAGCAGGTGTTTGCCCGCCATGAGCGACTCTCCGAAGAGCAGCGCACGGCGATCGAGCATGTGACGAAGCCGGGCGGGATCGCCGCCGTCGTCGGCCGCGCCGGCGCCGGCAAGACCACCATGATGAAGGCGGCGCGCGAGGCTTGGGAACTTGCCGGCTGCCGTGTCGTCGGCGCCGCACTCGCGGGCAAGGCGGCCGAGGGTCTGGAGAAGGAAGCCGGCATCCAGAGCCGCACGTTGGCGTCCTGGGAGCTGCGCTGGAAGCAGGGCAGGGACACGCTCGATTCCGGCACCGTCCTCGTGCTCGACGAAGCCGGCATGGTCGCCTCCAAGCAGATGGCGCGCTTCGTCGAAGCGGCGGTGAAGGCCGGCGCCAAGCTGGTGCTCGTCGGCGATCCCGACCAGCTTCAGCCGATCGAGGCGGGGGCGGCGTTCCGCGCCATCGTCGAGCGCATCGGCTATGCCGAACTCGAGACGATCTATCGGCAGCGCGAGCAATGGATGCGCGCCGCCTCGATGGACCTGGCGCGCGGCCGGATCGCCGAGGCGCTCTCCGCCTATCAGCAGCAGGGCAGGGTGCTCGGCTCGGTTCTGAAGGCCGAAGCCGTCGCCAGTCTGATCGCGGACTGGAACCGGGACTATGATCCCGCCAGGAGCTCGCTGATCCTCGCGCATCTGCGCCGCGACGTGCGGATGCTGAACACGATGGCGCGCGATAAGCTCGTCGAACGCGGCCTCGTTGGTGAGGGTCACGCGTTCCGCACCGAGGACGGCGCCCGCAAGTTCGATGCGGGGGACCAGATCGTCTTCCTGAAGAACGACAGCGCCCTCGGCGTGAAGAACGGCATGATCGGCAAGGTGGTCGAGGCCGCACCGAACCGCATCGTCGCGACGATCGGCGAGGGGGATCAGCGGCGTCAGGTCACGGTAGATCAGCACCTCTATCGCAATGTCGATCACGGCTACGCCACCACGATCCACAAGGCCCAGGGCGCCACCGTCGACCGCGTGAAGGTGCTCGCCTCGCTCTCGCTCGACCGCCACCTGACCTATGTCGCGCTGACCCGGCACCGCGAGGACATGGCGCTCTACTACGGGCGCCGCTCCTTCGGCTTCCATGGCGGGCTCGCCAAGGTCCTGTCGCGACGCAACGCCAAGGAGACCACGCTCGACTACGAGCGAGGCACGCTCTACCGGCAGGCGCTCCGCTTCGCCGAGAACCGCGGCCTGCACATCGTCAAGGTCGCCCGCACGCTGCTGCGCGACCGGCTCGACTGGTCGGTCCGGCAGAAACAGAAGCTGGCCGATCTCACGCAGCGCCTGCGCGGCATCGGCGCGCGCCTCGGCCTCATCGATCCCCGTCAGACACGCAGCTCAAAGGAGGCCGCAGCGATGGTCGCCGGCGTCACCCTGTTCACCAAATCGATCCAGGACGCGGTCGAGGAGAAGCTGCGCGCCGATCCTGCCGTCACCAGGCAGTGGGACGAGGTCTCGACCCGCTTCCGCTATGTCTTCGCCGATCCGGAGACGGCGTTCCGCGCCATGAATTTCGACGCGGTCCTGTCGGATCCCGCTGCGGCGAAGACGGCGCTCGACCGGCTGGTTTCGGAGCCGCAGGCGCTCGGCCCCCTCAAGGGCAGGACCGGGCTTCTGGCCGGCAAAGCCGATCGCGAGGACCGCCGCGTCGCCGAGCTCAATGTCCCGGCGCTGAAGCGGGACATCGAAAGCTATCTCAACCTGCGCGAGGCCGCCGTGCAGAAGCTCCAGGTCGACGAGCAGGCGATGCGCCATCGCGTCTCGATCGACATCCCGGCCTTGTCGCCGGCGGCGCATCGCGTGCTGGAGAGGGTGCGCGACGCCATCGACCGTAACGACCTGCCG
This genomic stretch from Ancylobacter sp. IITR112 harbors:
- the traA gene encoding Ti-type conjugative transfer relaxase TraA produces the protein MAITHFTPQLIGRGNGRSALLSAAYRHCARMEYEAEARTVDYSNKRNLAHEEFLLPADAPEWARALIADRSVAGAVEAFWNRVEAFERREDAQFAREFIIALPVELSKEQNIALMRQFVLEQVLARGQVADWVYHDEPGNPHVHLMTTLRPLTEDGFGPKRIPVIGEDGEVLRNQAGKIVYRLWSGEKTEFLEQRNGWLDLQNQHLALAGLEIRVDGRSYAERGIDLVPTTHIGVGAKAIQRKSSREGEAVDLERLKLFEAQRSENRRRILLRPEIVLDLLSSEKSVFEQRDIAKVLHRYVDDAGTFQQLMARILQSPELLRIERESVDFATGERMPARYTTRELIRVEAGMARQAIWLSGRSSHGVRERLLEQVFARHERLSEEQRTAIEHVTKPGGIAAVVGRAGAGKTTMMKAAREAWELAGCRVVGAALAGKAAEGLEKEAGIQSRTLASWELRWKQGRDTLDSGTVLVLDEAGMVASKQMARFVEAAVKAGAKLVLVGDPDQLQPIEAGAAFRAIVERIGYAELETIYRQREQWMRAASMDLARGRIAEALSAYQQQGRVLGSVLKAEAVASLIADWNRDYDPARSSLILAHLRRDVRMLNTMARDKLVERGLVGEGHAFRTEDGARKFDAGDQIVFLKNDSALGVKNGMIGKVVEAAPNRIVATIGEGDQRRQVTVDQHLYRNVDHGYATTIHKAQGATVDRVKVLASLSLDRHLTYVALTRHREDMALYYGRRSFGFHGGLAKVLSRRNAKETTLDYERGTLYRQALRFAENRGLHIVKVARTLLRDRLDWSVRQKQKLADLTQRLRGIGARLGLIDPRQTRSSKEAAAMVAGVTLFTKSIQDAVEEKLRADPAVTRQWDEVSTRFRYVFADPETAFRAMNFDAVLSDPAAAKTALDRLVSEPQALGPLKGRTGLLAGKADREDRRVAELNVPALKRDIESYLNLREAAVQKLQVDEQAMRHRVSIDIPALSPAAHRVLERVRDAIDRNDLPAALGYAISNREVKGEIDGFNKAIAERFGERTLLTNAAREPAGKIFDKAADGLAPGERQKLAEAWPTMRTAQQLAAQERTAATLKQAETLRQSQRQTPVMKQ